A section of the Prochlorococcus sp. MIT 1341 genome encodes:
- a CDS encoding HAD-IIB family hydrolase encodes MTIIKNWWVVTDLDGTLMDHQYDLSPALETLRWLQESGVPVIPCTSKTAAEVEQFRSIYGLKDPYIVENGGAVYGQEPDTNSTWNLPLGLRYEELRPILDDLSRLIGYNLLSFKDLSAVEVEEITGLTGKSITLAQERLWSVPFLTPPREFSLKLEKLTPKFNVAILKGNRMSHLISNKTNKGKALNSLKEYLKQPEVKVFALGDSPNDKDLLDAADVSIVVPGLNGIDPYYINEISSGRFSSALEPHATGWALSVRKFFSETSS; translated from the coding sequence ATGACAATCATTAAAAACTGGTGGGTCGTAACCGATCTGGATGGAACTTTAATGGACCATCAATATGATTTATCACCAGCACTCGAAACTTTGAGATGGCTTCAAGAATCTGGAGTTCCAGTAATTCCCTGTACAAGTAAGACAGCAGCCGAAGTTGAGCAATTTAGGTCTATATATGGATTAAAGGATCCATATATAGTTGAAAATGGTGGAGCAGTATATGGTCAAGAACCTGATACTAATAGTACTTGGAATTTACCACTCGGATTACGGTATGAGGAACTTAGACCAATTTTAGATGATCTTTCTAGATTAATAGGTTATAACCTATTGTCCTTTAAGGATTTATCTGCAGTTGAAGTGGAGGAGATAACCGGATTGACGGGAAAGTCTATTACTCTTGCACAAGAGCGTTTGTGGAGTGTCCCTTTTCTAACTCCTCCTAGAGAGTTTTCATTAAAATTAGAAAAATTAACGCCTAAATTCAATGTAGCAATTCTAAAAGGCAATAGAATGAGTCATTTAATAAGTAATAAAACTAATAAAGGTAAAGCATTAAATTCACTTAAAGAGTATTTAAAACAGCCTGAAGTAAAAGTTTTTGCATTAGGTGATTCTCCTAATGATAAAGACCTTTTAGACGCAGCAGATGTATCGATAGTTGTTCCTGGTTTAAATGGTATTGATCCCTATTATATAAATGAGATATCTAGTGGTCGTTTTTCTTCAGCCCTTGAACCTCACGCTACGGGATGGGCTTTATCGGTGAGAAAGTTTTTTTCTGAAACTTCTTCTTAA
- a CDS encoding pentapeptide repeat-containing protein, translating into MPFTRLTKRIFIQIITFSAIFLLVLPFADPLLAVLQEGEEVPNYVRSNITGGDFHGQDLHKSSIAGAVARDADFSDVDLQGTVLTLADLKGSNLNGINLTDTLADRVNFQKTDLRNAILTNMIASGSSFAGAQIEGADFTFAVLDSDDQKNLCLQATGTNPKTGVATIDSLECGDVAGGYKPALPTE; encoded by the coding sequence ATGCCTTTTACGCGATTAACAAAAAGAATCTTCATTCAAATAATAACCTTTTCTGCAATATTTTTATTAGTTCTTCCTTTTGCAGATCCGTTGTTAGCTGTGCTTCAAGAGGGTGAAGAAGTACCAAACTATGTACGCTCTAATATCACTGGTGGAGACTTTCACGGGCAAGATTTACATAAATCCTCTATAGCTGGTGCAGTTGCTAGGGACGCAGATTTCAGCGATGTAGACCTACAGGGCACAGTACTTACTTTGGCAGACCTAAAAGGATCAAATTTAAATGGAATAAATCTCACGGACACACTTGCCGATCGAGTTAATTTTCAAAAGACAGACCTAAGAAATGCAATTTTAACTAACATGATCGCATCTGGAAGTAGTTTTGCAGGTGCTCAAATAGAAGGAGCAGACTTTACTTTTGCAGTCCTCGATAGCGATGATCAAAAGAATCTATGCCTACAAGCAACCGGAACCAATCCTAAAACGGGTGTCGCCACAATCGACAGTCTTGAATGTGGAGATGTTGCTGGTGGATATAAACCAGCTTTGCCTACTGAATAA
- a CDS encoding DUF2834 domain-containing protein, which yields MSSRNYLSLVYLLLACLGAFFTMQANIDFISEHGPGFDVLLFFRMANENAASRSLTSDLLIGASAITIWILNESKRLQMRNLWIVFLTMFTIAFAFAAPLFLFLRERRLLEMESLRQGSVTDQSENQ from the coding sequence ATGAGCTCTAGAAACTATTTAAGTCTGGTCTACTTATTACTTGCTTGTCTTGGCGCATTTTTCACAATGCAAGCAAATATAGATTTCATAAGTGAACATGGACCAGGTTTTGATGTTTTACTTTTTTTTAGGATGGCAAACGAAAATGCTGCCTCTAGATCTCTAACAAGTGACCTACTTATAGGTGCATCTGCAATAACAATTTGGATATTAAATGAAAGCAAAAGGCTTCAGATGAGGAATCTATGGATCGTCTTTTTAACTATGTTTACAATAGCATTTGCATTCGCAGCTCCATTATTTCTCTTCCTTAGAGAACGACGGCTTTTAGAGATGGAGTCACTAAGACAAGGAAGCGTTACAGATCAGAGTGAAAATCAATAA
- a CDS encoding chlorophyll a/b binding light-harvesting protein, with amino-acid sequence MQSYGNPNPTYGWWVGNSVVTNKSSRFIGSHVAHTGLIAFNAGAITLFELARFDPSLPMGHQGLIFLPHLASLGIGFDEAGVWTGASVTFVAVFHLICSMVYASAGLLHSLIFSEDTQNSSGLFGPDRPEHRQAARYKLEWDNPNNQTFILGHHLLFFGIANIWFVEWARVHGIYDPAIEAVRQVNYNVDLTQIWNHQFDFLSIDSLEDVMGGHVFLAFFQLGGGAFHIATKQIGEYTEFKGSNVLSAEAVLSWSLAGIGWMAIVAAFWCATNTTVYPEAWYGETLTLKFGISPYWIDTVPSIDGAPLGHTSRAWLTNVHYYLGFFFIQGHLWHAVRALGFDFKRIPQAIQNADSSSVTLNG; translated from the coding sequence ATGCAGTCCTATGGAAATCCAAACCCCACCTATGGGTGGTGGGTTGGTAATTCTGTAGTAACCAACAAGTCAAGCCGATTCATTGGCTCGCATGTTGCACACACAGGATTGATTGCTTTCAATGCTGGTGCTATCACCTTATTTGAACTAGCTCGTTTTGACCCTTCATTGCCAATGGGCCATCAAGGGTTGATCTTCTTGCCTCATTTAGCATCTCTCGGCATCGGGTTCGACGAAGCTGGCGTATGGACAGGTGCAAGCGTTACCTTCGTAGCTGTTTTCCACTTGATCTGCTCAATGGTCTATGCAAGCGCAGGACTATTGCACTCACTGATTTTCAGCGAGGATACGCAGAACAGCTCAGGACTTTTTGGACCTGACAGGCCAGAGCATCGCCAAGCTGCTCGTTACAAGCTTGAATGGGACAACCCAAATAACCAGACCTTCATCCTTGGTCACCATTTGCTTTTCTTCGGCATTGCAAATATTTGGTTCGTGGAATGGGCAAGAGTCCATGGAATCTATGATCCTGCGATTGAAGCTGTTCGCCAAGTCAATTACAACGTTGACCTAACTCAAATCTGGAATCATCAATTTGACTTCCTAAGCATTGACAGTCTTGAAGATGTAATGGGTGGTCATGTTTTCTTGGCATTCTTCCAATTGGGTGGTGGTGCATTCCACATTGCTACCAAGCAAATAGGAGAATATACAGAATTCAAAGGTTCTAATGTACTTTCTGCAGAAGCCGTTCTCTCTTGGTCTCTAGCTGGTATTGGCTGGATGGCTATTGTTGCTGCTTTCTGGTGTGCTACTAACACCACGGTCTACCCAGAAGCTTGGTATGGAGAGACATTGACTCTGAAGTTTGGGATCTCTCCTTATTGGATTGATACGGTACCTTCAATTGACGGTGCACCACTTGGCCACACTTCACGTGCATGGCTGACAAATGTTCACTACTATCTTGGATTCTTCTTTATTCAAGGTCACTTGTGGCATGCAGTTCGTGCTTTAGGATTTGACTTCAAACGCATTCCTCAAGCCATACAAAACGCTGACAGCAGTTCTGTTACTCTAAACGGCTGA
- a CDS encoding uridine kinase, with protein MIGSISNPFQPYENEINFPLADLQQLISTFSPLEINKWAEFWLQRGADYFIYNYWPEGTRADWFWGVGLPLLSEVESLISFNDQPLLLGLSGLPGCGKSSFGKWLERAAKAFKLPLRVVSLDDFYLPSPRLDLAMEGNPWGVPRGLPGSHDLDVLEETLYKFLNKGILSCPRFDKSLRDGLGDRSGWSLSRPKILLLEGWFLGSENTNTLDFDIDDNASECNEFIQRETDYRGTVQNSLKKYQSIWKRLSLIWHLKALDIDYTAKWKRQQEDHLLRTKGASLQGDSLEKFIRMIQRSIPHQNLMKINADVVAHLDIDRRIKWVGRSCDERFD; from the coding sequence ATGATTGGTTCAATTTCAAATCCATTTCAACCATATGAGAATGAGATCAACTTCCCTTTAGCTGATCTTCAACAGCTTATTAGTACCTTTAGTCCGCTAGAGATTAATAAATGGGCTGAATTTTGGCTTCAGAGAGGAGCTGATTATTTTATATATAATTATTGGCCAGAAGGAACTAGAGCGGACTGGTTCTGGGGAGTAGGTCTACCTCTTCTTTCAGAAGTAGAATCTCTAATTAGCTTTAATGATCAGCCTCTACTCCTTGGCTTATCTGGACTACCAGGCTGCGGAAAGAGCAGTTTTGGTAAATGGTTAGAGAGAGCAGCAAAAGCTTTTAAACTTCCTTTAAGGGTAGTTTCTCTTGACGACTTTTATTTACCCTCACCACGCTTGGACCTTGCAATGGAAGGTAATCCTTGGGGAGTTCCTAGGGGATTACCCGGAAGTCATGACTTAGACGTACTTGAAGAAACTCTTTATAAGTTCTTAAATAAAGGAATCTTATCCTGCCCCAGATTTGATAAATCACTAAGGGATGGCCTTGGAGATAGAAGTGGTTGGTCTTTGTCCAGACCCAAAATCCTTCTTCTAGAAGGTTGGTTTTTAGGTTCTGAAAACACCAATACCCTAGATTTTGATATAGATGATAACGCTTCTGAATGTAATGAATTTATCCAAAGAGAGACAGATTATAGAGGTACTGTTCAAAACTCTCTCAAAAAATACCAATCGATTTGGAAAAGACTTTCTCTTATATGGCATCTTAAAGCACTAGATATAGATTACACAGCTAAATGGAAAAGACAGCAGGAAGATCATCTTCTAAGAACTAAAGGTGCCTCATTACAAGGAGACTCACTTGAAAAATTTATCAGAATGATACAGCGATCGATACCACATCAGAATTTAATGAAAATCAATGCTGATGTCGTTGCTCACCTAGATATTGATCGACGTATTAAATGGGTGGGTAGAAGTTGCGATGAGCGATTCGACTAA
- a CDS encoding ABC transporter permease: MTKDRSLLRYCLSRLALAPVMLWLVSSIVFLLLRVAPGDPVDAVLGIRATASARDALRAQLGLDQSLWHQYVHFLRGLLHGDLGQALINQEPVSKIIYSSLPASIELAFFALLFAIFLGFSVGFSAVAKPDQKIDLMGRFYGIGTYALPPFWAAMMVQLLFAVILGWLPVGGRFPPSLLMPEGTGFLVLDSIRAGDPIALQGALRHLLLPAGTLGVLLSGIFSRALRLNLSRSLNSDYVEAARSRGLRERRVIVRHALPNALLPVLTIMGITIASLIGGALLIELTFSWPGIALRLQEAISQRDYPVVQGIVVVVAALVVFVSVVVDLLVAAIDPRINY; the protein is encoded by the coding sequence ATGACTAAAGACAGATCACTTCTTCGTTATTGCTTATCAAGGTTGGCTCTTGCACCTGTGATGCTTTGGTTGGTTTCATCAATAGTCTTTTTACTTTTAAGGGTTGCCCCAGGAGATCCTGTAGATGCAGTTCTTGGTATTCGTGCCACAGCTTCTGCTCGTGACGCTCTTAGGGCCCAACTTGGTTTAGACCAATCTCTTTGGCATCAATACGTTCACTTTCTAAGAGGTTTATTACATGGTGATTTGGGCCAAGCATTGATCAACCAAGAACCTGTATCAAAGATTATTTACTCTTCTTTACCTGCAAGCATTGAGCTTGCCTTTTTTGCCTTGCTTTTTGCAATCTTTTTGGGTTTTTCAGTTGGCTTTAGCGCTGTAGCTAAACCTGATCAAAAGATAGATCTTATGGGTCGCTTTTATGGGATAGGAACGTATGCTTTGCCTCCATTTTGGGCGGCGATGATGGTCCAACTTCTCTTTGCGGTAATTTTGGGCTGGCTGCCTGTGGGAGGTCGCTTCCCTCCATCATTGTTGATGCCTGAAGGGACAGGATTTCTTGTTTTAGACAGTATTCGTGCAGGTGACCCTATCGCTCTTCAAGGTGCATTAAGGCATTTGTTGTTACCTGCCGGAACTCTTGGGGTATTACTTAGCGGCATTTTTAGCCGAGCATTGAGGCTGAATCTTTCTAGATCTTTGAACTCTGATTATGTAGAAGCTGCTAGAAGTAGAGGACTTAGAGAGAGACGGGTAATTGTTAGACACGCACTTCCAAATGCTTTGCTCCCAGTTCTTACGATTATGGGAATTACCATTGCTTCATTAATAGGTGGTGCATTACTTATAGAGCTAACTTTCTCTTGGCCTGGTATAGCATTGAGACTTCAGGAAGCAATATCTCAGAGAGACTATCCCGTTGTACAGGGAATAGTTGTTGTTGTCGCAGCCCTAGTTGTCTTTGTAAGTGTTGTAGTTGATTTGTTGGTTGCAGCTATAGACCCACGAATTAATTACTGA
- a CDS encoding alpha-amylase family glycosyl hydrolase: MSNQLVRLKGLIEEIYKNQSDVDMELIWSQMMQILESNSLIVDDKANSTDQIWDSSTAVLITYPDPFVDSDAPSLRLLANIINSKIENLASVTHVLPFLKATSDGGFAPSSHEELNARFGNWSDLGFLGEERMLMADLVLNHVSSSHPWVDQFRKDEGPGKSYILSPSLLGDWSNVVRPRNSSLFSTISTIKGPFPVWTTFSPDQIDLNWQDPFLLIEFLKLIVRYANFGVKWIRLDAVGFIWKESGTKCIHLDQAHQLVQIFRVFIEILLPRSVLVTETNVPQDENLSYLDSGLEANIAYNFPLPPLILEALMSRRTDLINNMINEWPKLPANTTLLNFTACHDGVGLRPLYGIMDDSRLKELLIACEKRGGMISHRSTVNGQDEPYEINISWWSAMSDTEGNDSNTQLLRFLLSQLLVMSLKGVPAFYFQALLASENDISTFRRTGQRRDLNRRKFPVNKLIESLQTESSIQSLILENLKTAMLIRSKTPAFHPDSSMQCLSLNRNDLVIVSRGKDHEKVIAVHNFTEHEVTINITSLCLSHNLRASSFWKDILSGNEYFEALINIDPYSVAWLKGSINS; encoded by the coding sequence GTGTCAAATCAATTAGTCCGGTTGAAGGGATTGATCGAAGAGATCTATAAAAACCAATCTGACGTAGATATGGAATTAATTTGGTCACAAATGATGCAAATTCTTGAATCGAATTCATTAATTGTTGATGATAAGGCAAATTCAACAGATCAAATTTGGGACTCTTCCACTGCAGTTTTAATAACGTACCCAGACCCTTTCGTTGATTCTGATGCTCCATCATTGAGATTATTAGCAAATATAATTAATTCAAAAATTGAAAATTTGGCATCAGTCACACATGTCTTACCTTTCTTAAAGGCAACTAGTGATGGAGGATTTGCTCCATCAAGTCATGAAGAATTAAATGCCAGGTTTGGTAACTGGAGTGACTTGGGATTCCTTGGAGAGGAACGGATGCTCATGGCCGACCTTGTTCTAAACCATGTTTCATCTTCACATCCTTGGGTGGATCAATTCAGAAAAGATGAAGGTCCTGGAAAATCTTATATTCTTTCACCTTCCTTATTAGGTGATTGGTCAAATGTTGTTAGGCCAAGGAACTCTTCATTGTTTTCAACTATTTCAACAATTAAGGGCCCTTTTCCTGTTTGGACAACGTTTAGCCCAGATCAGATAGACCTAAATTGGCAAGATCCATTTCTTTTAATTGAATTTCTAAAGCTTATTGTTCGTTATGCAAACTTTGGAGTTAAATGGATCAGACTTGATGCTGTAGGGTTTATTTGGAAAGAATCAGGTACTAAATGCATACATTTAGATCAAGCCCATCAATTAGTCCAGATTTTCAGGGTTTTTATAGAAATACTTCTCCCTAGATCTGTTTTAGTTACTGAGACGAATGTACCACAAGATGAAAACTTATCTTATCTGGATTCTGGGTTGGAAGCAAATATTGCATATAATTTTCCGTTGCCACCTTTAATACTTGAAGCTCTTATGAGTAGGCGAACTGATTTGATAAATAATATGATTAATGAATGGCCAAAACTTCCTGCAAATACAACCCTTCTAAATTTCACAGCTTGTCATGATGGTGTTGGATTGAGGCCTCTTTATGGAATTATGGATGATAGTAGATTAAAGGAATTGTTGATAGCTTGTGAGAAACGTGGAGGTATGATAAGCCATAGATCAACAGTTAATGGACAAGATGAGCCGTATGAGATAAATATAAGTTGGTGGAGTGCGATGTCGGATACTGAGGGTAATGATTCCAATACGCAACTGCTTCGATTTTTATTAAGTCAGCTTTTAGTTATGTCATTAAAAGGAGTTCCAGCATTTTATTTCCAAGCATTATTAGCATCAGAAAATGATATCTCTACATTCCGAAGAACAGGACAAAGACGAGACCTTAACCGTAGAAAATTTCCTGTAAATAAGTTAATAGAATCTTTGCAGACTGAAAGCTCCATACAATCATTGATTTTAGAAAATCTCAAGACCGCCATGTTGATAAGGTCAAAGACCCCAGCTTTTCACCCTGACTCTTCTATGCAATGTCTAAGCTTAAATAGAAATGATTTAGTTATAGTAAGTAGAGGTAAAGACCACGAGAAAGTCATTGCTGTGCATAACTTTACAGAACACGAAGTGACTATTAACATAACAAGTCTCTGCTTGTCTCATAATCTCAGAGCCTCATCCTTTTGGAAAGATATACTTAGTGGCAATGAATACTTTGAGGCTTTAATTAATATAGATCCCTATTCGGTTGCCTGGTTAAAAGGTAGTATTAACTCATGA
- a CDS encoding MFS transporter, translating to MSKLNPGRWWGQFPVTLQLVTRIRFLASLGAGGVIYLTPMAFNKIGFNATQVGIGIAIAALIGTFTRLLSGFLLDRRVSCSLLVSTACFLTIFADLSLFRANSFNTYLFGQVLIGASAGIYWPAAELAVPFGCGEFPSRRGYALVRSSDALGMSLGALFGTITAAVGYIRLVYLFDTFCMIILLNLLRKSSLLKPYDQNNDSAISVSKLTNNMVKYPFFIELIPILIVSLIATGIFAMLQSALPLDMVRGGLERPPLSEATSGSIITMQLCLLVFLQWPVGRWLADRTIRFGLLLSLLNLGSGCYLLAYSATIKNGVLIIFGAQIFFSIGLAAFLPTATQAVIDITPFNKRGLALALFSQCFAFTALIAPLITGWFLDTNSHAYDLWLLMAALCILLIPILRLVRPLRSAN from the coding sequence GTGTCAAAGCTGAATCCAGGGAGATGGTGGGGCCAGTTTCCAGTAACTCTTCAGTTGGTGACCAGAATCCGTTTTTTGGCCTCTTTAGGGGCTGGTGGAGTTATTTATTTAACTCCAATGGCTTTTAATAAGATTGGTTTTAATGCTACCCAAGTAGGAATTGGTATTGCCATTGCGGCGTTAATTGGAACATTTACAAGGTTGCTAAGTGGTTTTCTCCTTGATCGTAGAGTTTCATGCTCCTTGTTAGTAAGTACGGCTTGTTTTCTGACAATATTTGCTGATTTATCGCTTTTTAGAGCCAATAGCTTTAATACATACTTATTTGGGCAAGTCTTGATAGGTGCTTCTGCAGGTATTTATTGGCCAGCTGCTGAGTTAGCAGTCCCATTTGGATGTGGGGAGTTTCCTTCTAGGCGTGGCTATGCCCTAGTAAGAAGTTCAGATGCTTTAGGAATGAGTCTAGGAGCTTTGTTTGGAACCATTACTGCAGCAGTAGGTTATATCCGTCTCGTCTACTTGTTTGATACTTTTTGCATGATTATCTTATTAAATTTATTGAGGAAAAGTTCATTATTAAAGCCTTATGACCAAAATAATGACTCTGCGATATCAGTCTCAAAGTTAACAAATAATATGGTAAAATATCCCTTTTTTATTGAGCTTATTCCCATTTTAATAGTTAGTCTTATCGCTACTGGAATCTTTGCCATGCTCCAGAGTGCTTTACCTCTTGATATGGTTCGAGGTGGTCTTGAAAGGCCTCCTCTCTCTGAAGCTACAAGTGGATCAATTATTACAATGCAACTTTGCCTATTAGTTTTTTTGCAGTGGCCAGTAGGCAGATGGCTTGCAGATAGAACAATAAGATTTGGATTACTACTTAGCCTTCTCAATTTAGGTTCGGGCTGCTACCTTCTTGCCTATTCGGCGACCATAAAAAATGGTGTATTAATAATCTTTGGGGCTCAAATATTTTTTTCTATTGGATTGGCAGCATTTCTACCTACCGCAACCCAGGCAGTTATTGACATAACACCTTTTAATAAAAGAGGCCTAGCATTGGCACTATTCTCGCAATGCTTTGCCTTTACAGCATTGATTGCTCCTTTGATTACTGGTTGGTTCCTTGACACTAACTCACATGCCTATGATTTATGGCTTTTAATGGCAGCATTATGCATACTTTTGATCCCTATCCTTCGTTTAGTAAGACCATTGAGAAGTGCTAATTGA
- a CDS encoding alpha/beta hydrolase, producing MTLRKSTKRIALLLFSSLLLSWAPISKLEAADQLEVVIDGTVIPVSIKELTEWGRLKKNNSELANWLNLLEPENREGLIKILKAPLLKELSMGRQMLRSWAGQQLLDEVSDLLLVDMDSSGSKLFETLERLLERQTEVSTLDLLEALPAVNIRLDLDALFQIANRWRLQLKSQQRLSAALSRLPSSQFLEKNQAIGNSSKSLKQELISLEVKHRSNPLVLEVWNSSNSNQERESWVLLMPGLGGSQNHFRWLARYLNQKGWSVVVLEHPGSDSKAVKALLEGREAAPGAEVIPERMEDLKAVLLAKKTGALKIRKEKLVLMGHSLGALTAFIAGGATPIPGLERRCKKALEDLSLTNLSQLLQCQLNDVDINNREKISDLKAIVALNSFGSLLWPKNGDASINVPVLIAGGTLDLITPPLSEQLGLLLATPINKNSRVVIIEGASHFSPIRVEKNTLKSDSEDLFRFGEDLVGIKPLQVQRLLAQEIANFIEFLENKKPTKSEDSFHKKMGDIRMHRLSQSAVRNLLSISN from the coding sequence TTGACACTAAGGAAATCAACAAAAAGAATCGCGCTATTACTATTTAGCAGTCTGCTGCTCTCTTGGGCACCCATTTCAAAGTTAGAGGCGGCTGATCAACTGGAAGTCGTCATCGATGGAACAGTTATCCCAGTTTCAATTAAAGAATTAACAGAATGGGGACGTCTAAAAAAAAACAATTCTGAATTAGCCAATTGGCTAAATTTGCTAGAGCCAGAAAACCGTGAAGGCCTTATAAAAATCCTCAAAGCGCCCTTGTTAAAGGAACTCAGCATGGGAAGACAAATGCTGAGAAGTTGGGCGGGGCAGCAACTTTTAGACGAAGTAAGTGACTTATTATTGGTTGATATGGACAGCAGTGGTAGCAAATTATTCGAAACTCTAGAAAGATTGCTCGAAAGACAAACAGAAGTAAGCACCCTAGATCTTCTAGAAGCTTTACCAGCAGTAAATATCCGTTTGGATTTAGATGCTCTATTTCAAATAGCAAATAGATGGAGACTTCAATTAAAAAGTCAACAAAGGCTTTCTGCTGCTCTTAGCAGACTCCCCTCTTCGCAATTTTTAGAAAAGAATCAGGCTATCGGTAATTCTTCTAAGAGCCTAAAACAAGAATTGATCTCTTTAGAAGTTAAGCATCGCTCTAATCCTTTAGTCTTGGAAGTCTGGAATTCCTCTAATAGCAATCAAGAGAGAGAAAGTTGGGTTCTTCTAATGCCAGGACTGGGCGGTAGCCAAAATCATTTTAGATGGCTGGCTAGATATCTAAATCAAAAAGGATGGTCTGTCGTCGTTCTTGAACACCCTGGTAGTGACAGTAAAGCTGTGAAAGCGTTACTTGAGGGCAGGGAGGCTGCGCCTGGAGCTGAGGTTATTCCAGAAAGGATGGAGGATCTAAAGGCAGTCCTATTAGCTAAAAAAACAGGTGCGTTGAAAATACGGAAAGAAAAGTTGGTGCTCATGGGGCATTCTCTTGGTGCACTAACAGCTTTCATAGCTGGAGGTGCAACTCCTATTCCTGGATTAGAAAGACGATGCAAAAAAGCACTTGAAGATTTATCTCTAACCAATCTCTCACAACTCTTGCAATGCCAATTAAATGATGTGGATATAAATAATAGAGAAAAGATCTCAGATCTTAAAGCAATCGTTGCTCTAAACAGCTTTGGCAGCTTGCTATGGCCTAAAAATGGTGATGCATCAATAAATGTTCCTGTCCTAATTGCTGGAGGGACACTAGATCTGATAACCCCACCACTAAGTGAACAACTAGGGTTATTACTTGCAACCCCTATAAATAAAAATAGTCGAGTCGTTATAATAGAAGGTGCTAGCCATTTTTCTCCAATAAGAGTTGAAAAAAATACACTCAAATCAGATTCTGAAGATCTTTTTAGATTTGGGGAAGATCTAGTTGGAATAAAACCTCTACAAGTTCAACGTCTATTAGCTCAAGAAATTGCTAATTTTATTGAGTTTTTAGAAAATAAAAAACCAACAAAATCAGAAGATTCTTTTCACAAAAAAATGGGTGATATTCGAATGCATCGTCTAAGCCAATCGGCTGTTCGGAACCTACTAAGTATCAGTAATTAA
- a CDS encoding glycosyl transferase yields MDFQQGLITTIHHYGIYQDSLKELRSSLKKRPTSLLIPCIFSEFKRPALTLIKDVLLELEGLDRLVIALSANSESEVKQADNFFSELPYPVHIQWTDSPAVIELLKAHEKNGLSVYGKPGKGWAVWQGIGIASVTSDVIALFDADIRTFSPSYPARMLSPLLNGSDGVSYVKAFYSRISLDTNALQGRATRLFVGPLLNALEKIFGTLPYLQYLQAFRYPLAGEFAFSKSLAMNLRIPCDWGLEMGLLSEVYRHVSTTRIAQVDLGIFDHKHKDIGDKPNQGLQKMCSEIFASILRGLMEHEGKTLIGPQLSTLEVLYKRLGEDRVKQFGVDSLINHLPYNRHEEELAVQKFASLLKPAMNDFMSSPSSEQLPSWSKVLDRENRLQEDLAIAGKI; encoded by the coding sequence ATGGACTTTCAACAGGGCCTGATCACAACAATCCATCACTACGGTATTTACCAAGATTCCCTTAAAGAATTACGGAGCAGTTTGAAGAAGCGGCCTACCTCCCTCCTAATTCCTTGTATTTTCAGTGAATTCAAGAGGCCTGCCCTGACTCTGATAAAAGATGTACTTTTAGAACTTGAAGGTCTAGACAGGTTAGTAATAGCTCTGTCGGCAAATTCAGAAAGCGAGGTAAAGCAAGCAGATAATTTCTTTAGTGAGTTGCCATACCCTGTACATATTCAATGGACAGATTCTCCTGCAGTCATAGAACTCCTAAAAGCTCATGAAAAAAATGGTTTATCAGTATATGGAAAACCAGGTAAAGGGTGGGCCGTTTGGCAGGGCATTGGTATAGCCAGTGTTACGTCTGATGTAATTGCATTGTTTGATGCTGATATTCGCACCTTTAGTCCTTCCTATCCCGCAAGGATGTTAAGTCCATTACTTAACGGTTCTGATGGAGTCTCATATGTAAAAGCTTTTTATAGCCGTATATCTCTTGATACAAATGCTCTACAAGGAAGAGCTACAAGATTATTTGTCGGGCCATTATTAAATGCACTAGAGAAAATATTTGGAACTCTTCCGTACCTTCAATACCTCCAAGCCTTTAGATACCCCCTAGCCGGTGAATTTGCCTTCTCAAAAAGTTTAGCCATGAATCTAAGGATCCCCTGTGATTGGGGACTCGAAATGGGCCTTTTATCTGAGGTTTATAGACATGTGTCAACAACTCGAATTGCTCAAGTCGATTTAGGAATATTTGATCACAAACATAAAGATATTGGTGATAAACCAAATCAGGGCTTGCAAAAAATGTGCTCTGAAATATTCGCAAGTATCCTAAGAGGACTCATGGAGCATGAAGGGAAAACACTAATTGGGCCCCAATTATCAACTCTTGAAGTGCTATATAAACGTCTTGGTGAAGATAGAGTTAAGCAGTTCGGAGTTGACTCCTTAATAAATCATCTTCCATATAACAGGCATGAGGAGGAGCTTGCTGTTCAGAAGTTTGCTTCACTTTTAAAGCCAGCAATGAACGATTTCATGAGTTCTCCATCGTCAGAACAACTACCCTCCTGGTCGAAAGTATTAGATCGTGAAAATAGGCTTCAAGAGGATCTTGCTATAGCAGGAAAAATATAG